CGAGTTTGAACGAGCCTTCGCTGAGGGCGGAGTTCAGCACCAGCAGCCCGATGAGACCGCCGCCGAGCAGCAGGACGACGAGGAGCACGAACGGGGTGCGGGCCGCCCGCGCGCGGCCGGCCGGGAAGAGCCGGGCCAGCCGCGCGGCCCTCCCCCTCAGCTCGGGTTTCCTGCTCACCGCTCCCCCGGTACGGGGATGCCGCTCCCCCGGTGCGCGAAGGAGACCCTCCGACCCGTCTCGCTCACTCCACGTCCTCCCTGATGCGCTCGGCACCCCGCAGCCTGGCCGGTGCCGCCCGGCGGTTCTCCGCGATCTCCTCCTCGGTGGGAAGTTCGGCACCACGGGTGAGCAGCTTGAGCCGCGGCTGGTACCGCTCGGGCACGACCGGCAGCCCGGGCGGCGCGGTGGAGGCCGCCCCGGCCGCGAACACCTGCTTGACCAGCCGGTCTTCGAGTGACTGGTACGACAGCACGGCGATGCGCCCGCCGACGTCCAGGGCCTTCACTGCCGCCGGGATCGCCCGCTCCAGCACGGACAGCTCGCCGTTGACCTCGATGCGCAGCGCCTGGAAGGTGCGCTTGGCGGGGTTGCCGCCGGTGCGCTTGGCGGCCTGCGGCAGGGCGTCCCGGATGAGTTCCACGAGCCGCGCGCTGGTGCTGAACGGCTCCTTCTCCCGCTCCCGCACGATCGCGGCGACGATCCGCTTGGCCTGCTTCTCCTCGCCGTACGCGCGCAGGATGCGCACGAGTTCGCCGGGCGGGTAGGTGTTGAGGACCTCGGCGGCGCTGATGCCGGTCGTCTGGTCCATGCGCATGTCCAGGGGCGCGTCCTGCGCGTAGGCGAAGCCGCGGCCGGCCTCGTCGAGCTGCATGGAGGAGACCCCGAGGTCGAACAGCACCCCCTGCGCGCGCGCGATGCCGAGCCGGCCGAGGACGTCGGGCAGCTCGTCGTACACGGCGTGCACCAGGGTGGCGCGCTCGCCGAAGGGCGCCAGCCGTTCGCCGGACAGCCGCAGCGCCTCCTTGTCCCGGTCCAGGCCGATCAGCCGCGCGCCGGGGAACCGGGTCAGCAGCGCCTCGCTGTGCCCGCCGAGGCCGAGGGTGCAGTCGACGACCACGGCTCCGGGGCGCTCCAGGGCGGGCGCCAGCAGGTCCAGGCACCGCTGGAGCATCACCGGGACGTGTCGACTCTGGCTCAAGGGGGCCTCTCAGTTCCGGCGGGCCGTACGCACCGTCGGTCCCCCGAGCCGTACGTACGCGCCGCGCGCGCGGGGAGACGGGTCCGGGCGGCGCCGGGGTCTCCGGGGGTTTCACCAGCGGGGAGAGACTCGTCTCCCGCTTTCGCGTCACTTTAGTCCACGCCGTGCCCGGGTCAATCAACCGGCCTGCGCGTCGCGCGGGCGGCGGCGCGAGGGCCCGGACCGGCACCGGTCCACCCGTTCGGGCATCTCCCCCCGCTGTGTGGATTCGCTCACAACAAGCCGCGGGGGCGATCTTTGTCCCCTCTCACAGCGGGCCGGACCGCCACGTGACCAGTAACGTCGGGGGCATGACGACTTCCGCAGCGGCACACCCTGGGTCCGAAGGCGCCATAAAGCCCGGCGGCAACGTGACCGAGCGTCTCCTGGCGGCCAACCGGCGCTACGCCGAGGCCTTCAAGGACCCGGGCATGGACGCCCGTCCCGTTCTGCGTGTCGCCGTGGTCGCCTGCATGGACGCGCGGCTCGACCTGCACGAGGCCCTCGGTCTGGAACTCGGCGACTGTCACACCATCCGCAACGCGGGCGGTGTGGTCACCGACGACGTGATCCGGTCGCTGACCATCAGCCAGCGCAAGCTCGGCACCCGCAGCGTCGTGCTGATCCACCACACCAACTGCGGCCTGGAGTCCCTGACCGAGGACTTCCGTTCCGAGCTGGAGATGGAGGTCGGGCAGCGGCCGGCCTGGGCGGTGGAGTCCTTCCGGGACGTGGACCAGGACGTGCGCCAGTCCATGCAGCGGGTGCGCACCTCGCCCTTCCTCCAGCACACCGACGACGTCCGCGGCTTCGTCTTCGACGTGCGCACCGGTCTGCTGCGCGAGGTCGACCCGGCCTGACCCGGAACGTACCGGCCGGCCGCCCCGGGACGCGTCCCGCTCTCCGTTCCGAGAACGCAGAGAACGCAGAGAACGCCGAGAACGCAGAGGACCCAGAGAACCCCGACAGCACCGACAACGCGGTCGGACAAGTCGTATGAGCGGCATCGCCGGGGGCAGTTGTCCACAGGCGGTGACACGAATCGGTAACGGCAGCGAGAATGCGGGGGTGGCACCGCGTGGAACCTTTTCCGCGTGGTGTCCGTGTTCCGGGGTGGGCCGGTCGCGCAGTGACAGCGTCGGCCCGGCAAAGAACGGGCCGAGGAGGGCCGGGTGACGACCTATGACGATCGAGCGAGCCTCACTGATGTGACCGCCGCGGTAGAACGGGTGCGCGGTTCGGTGGAGGGCGTGATCGAGGGCAAGCCCGAGGTCGTACGGCTCGCGCTGACCGTGCTGCTCGCCGAGGGCCATCTGCTGATCGAGGACGTCCCCGGAGTGGGCAAGACGATGCTCGCCAAGGCGCTGGCGCGGTCCATCGACTGCTCGGTGCGGCGCATCCAGTTCACGCCCGACCTGCTGCCCTCGGACATCACGGGTGTGTCGATCTGGGACCAGCAGCGCCGGGACTTCGAGTTCAAGCCGGGCGCCATCTTCGCCCAGATCGTGATCGGCGACGAGATCAACCGCGCCTCGCCGAAGACCCAGTCCGCGCTGCTGGAGTCCATGGAGGAGCGGCAGGTCACCATCGACGGGCAGACGTACGAACTGCCCAGCCCCTTCATGGTGGTGGCCACCCAGAACCCGGTGGAGATGGAGGGCACCTATCCGCTGCCCGAGGCCCAGCGCGACCGCTTCATGGCCCGCGTCTCCGTCGGCTATCCGAGCGTGGAGTCCGAGCTGCGGATGCTCGACGTGCACGGCGGGGTCAGCCCCCTGGAGGACCTCCAGCCGGTGGCGCACGCGCACGAGATCGTGAAGCTGGTCGAGGCGGTGCGCGACGTGCACGTCGCCGAGCCGGTCCGGCGGTACGCGGTCGAACTGGTCGCCGCCACCCGCACCCACCCCGACCTCAGACTCGGCGCCTCGCCGCGCGCGACGCTGCACCTGCTGCGCGCGGCGAAGGCCACCGCGGCCCTGGCCGGCCGGGAGTACGCGCTGCCGGACGACGTGCAGTCACTCGCCGTCGCCGTCCTCGCCCACCGCCTGCTGCCCACCGCGCAGGCCCAGCTCAACCGCCGCACGGCCGAACAGGTGGTGCTGGAGATCCTCCAGCACACCCCGGTGCCCGCGACCCCCGGCCGGCCGGGCGGACCCGGTGATCTCGGACGGACCGTCCCGGCCTATCCGCAGCAGCCTCCGCGGAGTCTGTGATGGGCCCCGGGGGGACCGGACCGGCCGAACCCGGGCACGGGCAGGCGGGCGGGGTCCGCACGGCCCTGTCGGGTCTGACCACCCGCGGCCGTTCCTTCCTCGCGGCCGGGATCGCCGCCGCGGTCTGCGCGTTCGTGCTGGGGCACAGCGATCTGCTGCGGGTCGGTCTGCTGCTCGCCGTGCTGCCCCTGATCTGCGCCACCGTGCTGTACCGCACCCGCTACCGGGTGGCCGCGAGCCGCCTGCTCGCCCCCGAGCGGGTGCCGGCCGGCGGCGAGGCCAGGGTGCACCTGCGCATGGACAACGTCTCCCGGCTGCCCACCGGCCTGCTGATGCTCCAGGACCGGGTGCCCTACGTCCTCGGGCCGCGCCCCCGGTTCGTGCTGGACCGGATGGAGCCGGGCGACCACCGCGAGGTGTCCTACCGGGTCCGCTCCGATCTGCGCGGCCGCTATCCGCTGGGCCCGCTCCAGCTGCGGCTGACGGACCCCTTCGGGATGTGCGAGCTGACCCGCTCCTTCGCGACGCAGGACATGCTGACGGTCATCCCGCGCGTGACCCCGCTGCCCCCGGTCCGCTTCACCGGCGAGGCCAAGGGCCACGGCGAGGGCCGGCAGCGCTCGCCGGCCCTCGCGGGCGAGGACGACGTCATCCCGCGCGGCTACCGCTACGGCGACGACCTGCGCCGGGTGCACTGGCGCTCCACCGCGCGCCACGGCGAGCTGATGGTGCGCCGCGAGGAGCAGCCCCGGCGCTCCCGGTGCACCGTGCTGCTGGACACCCGCGGCGGTGCCTACGAGGGCGCGGGCCCGGACTCGGCCTTCGAGTGGGCCGTCTCCGCCGCCGCCTCGGTGCTGTCGCACATGCTGGAGCGCGGCTTCTCGGTACGGCTGCTGACCGACGGCGGCAGCACGGTGCCCGGCGAGGGTGGCGGCTTCGGGGGCACCGGCCAGGAGACGGCGGAGACGGCCGGGCTGCTGCTGGACACCCTCGCGGTGATCGACTACTCCGACGGCCCCGGCCTGTCCCGCGCCTACGACGTGTTGCGCGCCGGGAACGAGGGGCTGCTGATCGCCTTCCTCGGCGACCTGGACGAGGAGCAGGCCACCACGGTCGCGAAGATGAGCCGGCGCAGCGGCGGCGCCGTCGCCTTCGTGCTGGACCCCGACGTGTGGACGCGGGAGGCGACCGACGTGCCCCGGGCCGGCGACCGGCACGAGGAGCGGCTGCGGCTGCTGCGCGAGGCGGGCTGGACGGCGCTGAGCGTGCCGCGCGGCGCCTCGGTGGAGGAGTTGTGGCGGCGGGCCGACCGGGAGCGCTCGGGCCTGGCGTCGCTGAGCGGAAAGGTCCGGGGATGAGCGGACGGGCACGACTGGCGCTGTGCGCGGCGGCGGCCACGCTGATGGCCTCCTGCGCGCTGCTGCCGCTGGTCGCCGAGCCGACCTGGCTGCTGCAACTGGTCCCGCTGGTGGCCGTGCAGACCGGGGTGGGCGCGGCGGCCCGGCGGGTCCCGCTGGGCCGGTCGCTGACGCTGGCGGCCCAGCTCCTGGTCACCCTGGTGCTGCTGACCCTGGTGTGCGCCCGGCAGCAGGCGATCGCCGGGCTGATCCCGGGCCCGGACGCCGTCCGGTACCTCGCCGAGCTGCTCGGTCAGGGCGCGGACGACATCAGCCGGTACGCGATACCGGCGCCGGTCACCGACGGCATCAGGCTGATGCTGATCGGCGGTGTGCTGCTGGTCGGGCTGCTGGTGGACACGCTCGCGGTGACCTTCCGCAGCGCGGCCCCGGCCGGGCTGCCGCTGCTCGCGCTGTACTCGGTGGCCGCGGGGCTGTCCGACGGGGGCTCCGACTGGCTGTGGTTCCTGGTGGCGGCGGCCGGCTATCTGATGCTGCTGCTCGCCGAGGGCCGGGACCGGGTCGCCCAGTGGGGCCGGGTCTTCGGCGGCGCGCCCCGGGTTCCGGGCGCTCCGGTGGCCGGGCCCCCGGCGCCGGTGCGCACCGGCCACCGGATCGGCGCGGCCGCGCTCGGCGTGGCCCTGATCCTGCCGCTGGCGCTGCCCTCGCTGCCCGGCGGCCTGCTGGAGCGGGCCCGTGAGGGCGTGGGGGCGGGCGGCGTGGGCGCGGTCTCGGCGGTCGACCCGCTGGTGTCGCTGCACGACTACCTGAACACGAACGACGACCGCCTGGTGCTGTCCCTGAAGACCAGCACCAACGACCTGTCCGACCTGTATCTGCGGATCGTCTCCCTGGACGACTTCGACGGCACCACCTGGAAGGCGTCCCGGCGCGGTTACACCGACGTGCCGGACCCGCTGCCCGCGCCGGCCGGTCTGGGCGAGGACGTCCGGCGCGACATGATACGGACGACGATCACCGCGGCGGACACCTACGCCCAGGACTCGCTGCCGATGCCCTATCCGCCGAGCCGGGTGCGGGTCAGCGGCCGGTGGCGGTACGAGCCGGTCGGGATGACCCTGGCCGGCGACCGCGACCAGACCACGCGGGGCGAGCGCTACGAGGTCACGAGCCTGGACGTGGAGCCGAGCGCGGAGCAGCTGGCCGCGGCGCCGCCACCGCCGGCCGCCCTGTGGGAGCAGTACACGAAGGTGCCGGCCTCGCTGCCGAAGGTGGTGGGCCGCACCGCCAAGGAGATAACCGAGGGCGCGAGCAACCACTACGAGGAGGCCGTCAAGCTCCAGGACTACTTCGCCGTCACCGGGGGCTTCCAGTACGACACCCGGGTGGAGGCCGGCCGGGGTCCGCGCGCCATCGCGAACTTCCTGGAGGACAAGCAGGGCTTCTGCGTCCACTTCTCCTTCGCGATGGCGGCGATGGCCCGCACGCTCGGCATCCCGGCCCGCGTCGCGGTGGGCTTCGCGCCGGGCACCCCGCAGGCCGACGGCACGGTGGCGGTGAGCCAGCGGGACGCGCACGCCTGGCCCGAGCTGTACTTCGAGGGCGTGGGCTGGACCCGTTTCGAGCCCACCCCGACCCGGGGCACCACGCCGTCGTACACCCTGTCGGACACCCCCGGCAGCTCGCTGCCGGACGAGACGCAGCCGTCCCGGCGCGCGTCCTCGGCACCCTCGGCGGCGGCCTCGCCGAGCGAGAGCTGCGCCGAGGGGCCGGGCCGGCCGCAGTCCTGCGACAGCCCGTCCGCGGCGGCGGTCCCGCACCACGGCCCCGATGACACGGACTGGTGGGTGTGGCCGCTGATCGTGACGGGCGCGCTGCTGGTCCTGGCGGTGCCGCTGGCGCCCCTGCTGTGGCGGCGGCGGACACGCGCGCTGCGGCTGGGCGGGCACGACCGGACCCCGCGGGGCGTGGCGGCGCACACCCTGGCCGCCTGGCAGGAGCTGACGGACAGCGCCTGGGATTACGGCGTCCCCCCGGACGAGTCGCTGACCCCGCGCAAGGCCGCCGACCGGATCGTGCTGCTGGGGCGGCTGGACGCGGCGGCCGGGGCCGCGGTGCACCGGGTGGCGGACGCGGTGGAGCAGGTGCTGTACGCGCCCCGGCCGCACCCGGCGGCGGGAACGGCGCGGGACGTGCGCGAGGCGATCGAGGGCCTGCGGGCCGTGGGGAGCGCCGGGACCCGGCTGCGGGCGCTGTTCCTGCCCCGCTCGTCGGTCCGGGCGTGGTGGGCGGTGTCGGCCCGCTGGTCGG
This sequence is a window from Streptomyces rubradiris. Protein-coding genes within it:
- a CDS encoding beta-class carbonic anhydrase, with translation MTTSAAAHPGSEGAIKPGGNVTERLLAANRRYAEAFKDPGMDARPVLRVAVVACMDARLDLHEALGLELGDCHTIRNAGGVVTDDVIRSLTISQRKLGTRSVVLIHHTNCGLESLTEDFRSELEMEVGQRPAWAVESFRDVDQDVRQSMQRVRTSPFLQHTDDVRGFVFDVRTGLLREVDPA
- a CDS encoding DUF3488 and DUF4129 domain-containing transglutaminase family protein, producing MSGRARLALCAAAATLMASCALLPLVAEPTWLLQLVPLVAVQTGVGAAARRVPLGRSLTLAAQLLVTLVLLTLVCARQQAIAGLIPGPDAVRYLAELLGQGADDISRYAIPAPVTDGIRLMLIGGVLLVGLLVDTLAVTFRSAAPAGLPLLALYSVAAGLSDGGSDWLWFLVAAAGYLMLLLAEGRDRVAQWGRVFGGAPRVPGAPVAGPPAPVRTGHRIGAAALGVALILPLALPSLPGGLLERAREGVGAGGVGAVSAVDPLVSLHDYLNTNDDRLVLSLKTSTNDLSDLYLRIVSLDDFDGTTWKASRRGYTDVPDPLPAPAGLGEDVRRDMIRTTITAADTYAQDSLPMPYPPSRVRVSGRWRYEPVGMTLAGDRDQTTRGERYEVTSLDVEPSAEQLAAAPPPPAALWEQYTKVPASLPKVVGRTAKEITEGASNHYEEAVKLQDYFAVTGGFQYDTRVEAGRGPRAIANFLEDKQGFCVHFSFAMAAMARTLGIPARVAVGFAPGTPQADGTVAVSQRDAHAWPELYFEGVGWTRFEPTPTRGTTPSYTLSDTPGSSLPDETQPSRRASSAPSAAASPSESCAEGPGRPQSCDSPSAAAVPHHGPDDTDWWVWPLIVTGALLVLAVPLAPLLWRRRTRALRLGGHDRTPRGVAAHTLAAWQELTDSAWDYGVPPDESLTPRKAADRIVLLGRLDAAAGAAVHRVADAVEQVLYAPRPHPAAGTARDVREAIEGLRAVGSAGTRLRALFLPRSSVRAWWAVSARWSALRARVAAARPALRRPSRQNG
- the rsmH gene encoding 16S rRNA (cytosine(1402)-N(4))-methyltransferase RsmH, whose protein sequence is MSQSRHVPVMLQRCLDLLAPALERPGAVVVDCTLGLGGHSEALLTRFPGARLIGLDRDKEALRLSGERLAPFGERATLVHAVYDELPDVLGRLGIARAQGVLFDLGVSSMQLDEAGRGFAYAQDAPLDMRMDQTTGISAAEVLNTYPPGELVRILRAYGEEKQAKRIVAAIVREREKEPFSTSARLVELIRDALPQAAKRTGGNPAKRTFQALRIEVNGELSVLERAIPAAVKALDVGGRIAVLSYQSLEDRLVKQVFAAGAASTAPPGLPVVPERYQPRLKLLTRGAELPTEEEIAENRRAAPARLRGAERIREDVE
- a CDS encoding DUF58 domain-containing protein, which produces MGPGGTGPAEPGHGQAGGVRTALSGLTTRGRSFLAAGIAAAVCAFVLGHSDLLRVGLLLAVLPLICATVLYRTRYRVAASRLLAPERVPAGGEARVHLRMDNVSRLPTGLLMLQDRVPYVLGPRPRFVLDRMEPGDHREVSYRVRSDLRGRYPLGPLQLRLTDPFGMCELTRSFATQDMLTVIPRVTPLPPVRFTGEAKGHGEGRQRSPALAGEDDVIPRGYRYGDDLRRVHWRSTARHGELMVRREEQPRRSRCTVLLDTRGGAYEGAGPDSAFEWAVSAAASVLSHMLERGFSVRLLTDGGSTVPGEGGGFGGTGQETAETAGLLLDTLAVIDYSDGPGLSRAYDVLRAGNEGLLIAFLGDLDEEQATTVAKMSRRSGGAVAFVLDPDVWTREATDVPRAGDRHEERLRLLREAGWTALSVPRGASVEELWRRADRERSGLASLSGKVRG
- a CDS encoding AAA family ATPase; this translates as MTTYDDRASLTDVTAAVERVRGSVEGVIEGKPEVVRLALTVLLAEGHLLIEDVPGVGKTMLAKALARSIDCSVRRIQFTPDLLPSDITGVSIWDQQRRDFEFKPGAIFAQIVIGDEINRASPKTQSALLESMEERQVTIDGQTYELPSPFMVVATQNPVEMEGTYPLPEAQRDRFMARVSVGYPSVESELRMLDVHGGVSPLEDLQPVAHAHEIVKLVEAVRDVHVAEPVRRYAVELVAATRTHPDLRLGASPRATLHLLRAAKATAALAGREYALPDDVQSLAVAVLAHRLLPTAQAQLNRRTAEQVVLEILQHTPVPATPGRPGGPGDLGRTVPAYPQQPPRSL